One genomic window of Candidatus Nanohalobium constans includes the following:
- the ahaH gene encoding ATP synthase archaeal subunit H: MAQVVEEVKQAEEKADKIIEQAEEEKKQRISDAEDKAEEVVEEAKENAEQLKKSRMKKFRDNLEDEKEKIISDAEEESHEVRESASQNMSEAENFLLGTFTEEFLR; encoded by the coding sequence GTGGCTCAAGTTGTAGAAGAAGTTAAGCAGGCAGAGGAAAAGGCTGACAAGATAATTGAACAGGCCGAAGAAGAGAAAAAGCAGAGAATCAGTGATGCAGAAGACAAAGCCGAAGAAGTAGTAGAAGAGGCCAAGGAAAACGCTGAACAACTCAAAAAGTCACGGATGAAAAAATTCAGAGACAACCTAGAAGATGAAAAAGAAAAAATCATCTCTGACGCTGAGGAAGAATCTCACGAAGTCAGAGAATCCGCATCACAGAACATGTCGGAAGCAGAAAACTTTTTGCTAGGAACATTTACAGAAGAATTCCTAAGGTGA
- a CDS encoding tRNA (guanine(10)-N(2))-dimethyltransferase produces MEKGEERGVKFYSSKEAEMDTEVFFNKEMRTNRDLSAIAAKVYSRKIDEEMRICDALAASGIRGMRYTDSGKVWMNDANPSAIEAMKKGLEENDLDAEVSEQDTNVFLSQSKNFYHFVDIDPYGSFVNFLDSAARATHHNGFAGFSATDNAAPAGSYPTVCQRRYGSKPLKNSFMHETGLRIYLKEVFENYARYDKAFDPKICWHERHYTRIMGRVTESKQRCNNSLENIGYISHCSNCGWRKLERIDECPRCETETQKAGPLWIGKIADRRFTQEMLKEIPEEWEDSVELLEKVHGEAEIVTPYYDIHELCSKHKLQVPKLEEVIESLEQTGYPVSPTHFCPTGIRTDAPLDDVLDIIKIQSE; encoded by the coding sequence ATGGAAAAAGGAGAGGAAAGAGGGGTAAAATTCTACTCCAGCAAGGAAGCAGAGATGGACACAGAAGTCTTCTTCAACAAAGAAATGCGTACAAACAGAGATCTCTCCGCAATCGCAGCAAAAGTATACTCAAGAAAGATAGATGAAGAAATGCGGATCTGCGACGCACTCGCCGCCTCCGGAATAAGAGGAATGAGATACACCGACTCAGGAAAGGTCTGGATGAACGATGCCAACCCCTCAGCAATAGAAGCAATGAAGAAAGGGCTTGAAGAAAACGATTTAGACGCCGAAGTTTCAGAACAGGACACCAATGTCTTCCTAAGCCAGAGCAAGAACTTCTACCACTTCGTCGACATCGATCCTTATGGCAGCTTCGTAAACTTCCTGGACTCCGCAGCACGAGCAACACACCACAACGGATTCGCAGGTTTCAGCGCTACAGACAACGCAGCACCAGCAGGAAGCTACCCAACAGTATGTCAGCGGCGCTATGGCAGCAAACCTTTGAAGAACAGCTTCATGCACGAAACCGGACTGCGAATCTATCTGAAAGAAGTATTTGAAAACTATGCTAGATACGACAAAGCATTTGACCCGAAGATCTGCTGGCATGAAAGACACTACACACGAATCATGGGGCGAGTAACAGAATCCAAACAACGCTGCAACAACAGCCTGGAAAACATCGGCTATATAAGCCACTGCAGCAACTGTGGATGGAGAAAACTAGAGAGAATAGATGAATGTCCTAGATGCGAAACCGAAACACAGAAAGCAGGACCATTGTGGATCGGAAAAATAGCAGACCGCAGATTTACCCAGGAAATGCTGAAAGAAATACCAGAAGAATGGGAAGACTCTGTAGAACTCCTGGAAAAAGTTCATGGAGAAGCAGAAATAGTAACCCCTTACTACGACATACACGAACTATGTTCTAAACATAAGTTACAGGTTCCAAAGCTGGAAGAAGTTATAGAGAGCTTGGAACAAACCGGTTATCCTGTATCCCCCACACATTTCTGCCCAACCGGAATCAGAACAGACGCACCGCTAGATGATGTTTTAGATATTATTAAAATTCAATCCGAATAG
- a CDS encoding transcription initiation factor IIB — translation MSEAPQNIPRRQIDDYEVPEEWEEDEEEQDETPEGEFPDDEEAAPEEGDEGYEVVQEEAEEGDTVLTCPECDSQRFEEDSAKGELICVDCGMVIDEDRIDESAEWRAFNAEEKEKKARAGQPLTYTKHDMGVSTEIGKGSGELYKVSGNKRAQYYRLRKWHKRLTKSKDRNLGFALSELNSMISNLNLPESVHEETARLYEKAVDQGLVRGRSMESIISAIIYIVARKQGTPRTLDEISDASGIEKREIGRAYRYVARELGLRILPAKPQDYVPRFAGKLQLSGEVQARARKVIKEASERDLLSGKGPTGIAAAALYIAAVLEGEKRTQREVADVVGVTEVTIRNRYKELAEKLGLEDELEEKSN, via the coding sequence ATGTCAGAAGCTCCACAAAATATTCCACGAAGACAGATTGACGACTACGAAGTACCGGAAGAATGGGAAGAAGACGAAGAAGAGCAAGATGAAACTCCAGAAGGAGAGTTTCCAGACGATGAGGAAGCAGCTCCGGAAGAAGGAGACGAAGGATACGAAGTAGTCCAGGAAGAAGCAGAGGAAGGAGACACAGTACTAACATGTCCAGAATGTGACTCTCAACGCTTCGAAGAAGACTCCGCAAAAGGAGAACTCATCTGTGTAGACTGTGGAATGGTTATCGACGAAGATAGAATCGATGAATCCGCAGAATGGAGAGCATTCAACGCGGAAGAAAAAGAGAAGAAAGCAAGAGCAGGACAACCACTAACATATACCAAACACGACATGGGAGTCTCAACAGAAATAGGAAAAGGCTCAGGAGAACTCTACAAAGTCTCAGGAAACAAACGTGCCCAGTACTACAGACTAAGAAAATGGCACAAAAGGTTGACGAAGTCTAAAGACCGTAACCTAGGGTTCGCACTTTCAGAGCTCAACTCAATGATCTCAAACCTCAACCTGCCAGAAAGCGTACACGAGGAGACAGCAAGACTATATGAAAAGGCAGTTGACCAGGGACTCGTCAGAGGACGATCAATGGAGAGCATTATTTCGGCCATCATATACATAGTAGCCCGTAAACAGGGTACACCGAGAACACTCGACGAAATCAGCGACGCATCAGGAATCGAGAAGAGAGAGATCGGACGCGCATACAGATACGTCGCAAGAGAACTCGGCCTCAGAATCCTACCAGCAAAACCACAGGACTATGTACCAAGATTCGCAGGAAAACTCCAGCTATCGGGAGAAGTCCAGGCAAGAGCAAGAAAAGTAATCAAAGAAGCAAGCGAAAGAGACCTCCTCTCCGGTAAAGGGCCTACAGGAATTGCAGCAGCAGCACTTTATATAGCAGCAGTGCTTGAAGGCGAGAAGAGAACTCAGAGAGAAGTAGCAGATGTAGTCGGAGTAACAGAAGTAACAATCAGAAACCGTTACAAAGAACTAGCAGAAAAACTCGGACTTGAAGACGAGCTAGAAGAGAAAAGTAACTAG
- a CDS encoding AI-2E family transporter, with product MDEGLRAKRETLLVVSILILGSMLIVFPFLDAILIGAAVSYILSQVHDKLNPHIQNEFLSSTIIIFSVFAFVAIGLYFFINNFFEILAQLNLFTGSLEDKIISALEPLDLPETFIENIRQYINNFSQSISSILIDLFASLPAIIIDLGIFLVTSTYLYKDRRRISRELDRLLKSLPPTEKRIIQNLVNSTENIFKGVFLTQAIVAVILGAIMGLGLWLISALTTPIPLIPLWAILVGVASLLPLVANFMIYVPLGGYFMTSAGEPIKGMLVITFGLIFLQIMPEIFLRPYIGSKRLDEHPLIVFLGFLAGPLVLGFKGLILGPVVLILTKEFALSFSDMISDVESDVHSEDTEE from the coding sequence ATGGATGAAGGTTTGAGAGCAAAGAGGGAAACTCTTCTCGTTGTAAGCATACTAATACTAGGAAGCATGTTGATCGTATTTCCATTCCTTGATGCGATATTAATTGGTGCCGCTGTCTCCTATATACTTTCCCAGGTGCATGACAAACTTAATCCTCATATTCAGAACGAATTTCTTTCCTCTACAATAATAATTTTCTCAGTGTTCGCTTTTGTAGCCATAGGCTTGTACTTCTTCATCAACAACTTCTTCGAGATACTAGCACAGCTAAACCTATTCACAGGATCTCTAGAAGATAAAATCATAAGTGCTCTAGAACCCCTTGATCTTCCTGAAACCTTCATTGAAAACATCAGACAGTATATCAATAATTTTTCACAGTCCATAAGTAGCATACTGATCGATTTATTTGCTTCACTGCCTGCAATAATTATTGACCTAGGTATTTTCCTGGTAACCTCTACTTACCTGTACAAGGATAGAAGAAGGATATCAAGAGAGTTGGATAGGTTGCTGAAGAGCCTTCCACCTACCGAGAAAAGAATTATCCAAAACCTGGTTAACTCGACAGAAAATATTTTTAAAGGAGTCTTCCTAACCCAGGCAATCGTAGCAGTTATACTCGGAGCTATAATGGGGCTAGGTCTATGGCTTATATCAGCACTGACTACGCCAATACCTTTGATACCTTTATGGGCAATCCTGGTGGGAGTAGCATCATTACTCCCTCTTGTAGCTAACTTCATGATTTATGTTCCTCTCGGAGGATACTTCATGACAAGTGCCGGAGAACCTATCAAAGGAATGCTGGTCATTACCTTTGGACTAATCTTCCTTCAGATTATGCCAGAAATATTTTTGCGTCCCTACATTGGTTCGAAGAGGCTTGATGAGCATCCTCTGATTGTTTTCCTGGGATTCTTGGCAGGACCGCTTGTTCTAGGATTTAAAGGGCTAATCCTTGGACCTGTTGTCCTGATCCTAACTAAAGAATTTGCTCTCAGCTTTTCGGATATGATTTCCGATGTAGAGAGCGATGTCCACAGCGAGGACACGGAGGAGTAG
- a CDS encoding histone family protein, which translates to MSLPNAPVERILRNAGAERVSKDAVEELRNALEDLGEEISRDAIQMADHAERNTVKKEDIDMATQ; encoded by the coding sequence ATGAGCTTACCAAACGCACCTGTAGAACGGATTCTAAGAAACGCTGGAGCAGAAAGAGTATCAAAAGACGCAGTAGAAGAACTAAGAAACGCACTTGAAGACCTCGGAGAAGAAATCAGCCGAGACGCAATCCAGATGGCAGACCACGCAGAAAGAAACACAGTCAAAAAAGAAGACATCGACATGGCCACACAATAA
- the eif5A gene encoding translation initiation factor IF-5A, with protein sequence MPTQMEASDASEGTYLMIDGEPCEVRSISMSSPGKHGSAKAKIKARGVFDDKDRHITKPGDTMMMSPDVDKKIGQVVSRDGNIAQVMDMDTYETDEMELPDDLTAGEGDEIEYWVIDDRKLVKGLNK encoded by the coding sequence ATGCCAACACAGATGGAAGCAAGCGACGCATCAGAAGGAACATACCTAATGATCGACGGAGAACCATGCGAAGTTAGAAGTATTTCAATGTCTTCTCCAGGTAAGCACGGAAGTGCTAAAGCCAAGATCAAAGCAAGAGGCGTATTCGACGACAAAGACCGACACATCACAAAGCCCGGCGACACAATGATGATGAGCCCCGATGTCGACAAAAAAATCGGACAAGTCGTCTCACGCGACGGAAACATCGCACAAGTCATGGACATGGACACATACGAAACAGACGAAATGGAACTCCCAGACGACCTCACAGCAGGAGAAGGAGACGAAATAGAATACTGGGTCATCGACGACAGAAAACTCGTCAAAGGTCTCAACAAATAA
- the cca gene encoding CCA tRNA nucleotidyltransferase translates to MNWKRLREKILEEVYPESKELEEAEELYQNISNFILEEFGLETHFAGSSGRGTCMTGDKDIDVFVLFPKNTDRRELEEKGLTVGKKVFKEFNGEFEVDYAEHPYTKGEINEHEVEIVPCFDVEPENIRSAVDRSPHHSRWVRENIDDELRKDAVILKKFLKSNGLYGSSLKVEGFSGYLCENLIIEYGGFREVVESAQNWEREKMFDPEGHHEELPEELENKFSEDSLILIDPVDPERNVASVLSEENYARFVHLCWEFSEDPGLDFFEEDEYEYTEFELKKEVEGRGDFIVVDFERPKEVDDLVYPQMRKLMSLLTQKLEKNDFRIYEQGFHSWNGKLRLFFELDEELPKVEELKGPQVFHNAKHLRQFTQKYDNTFVQDDRLVAKTEREYTSAREFLKDFFNQDSQELKESGVPDHLADCMDELSFVDPLSGEEEWLNYLAEKLRV, encoded by the coding sequence ATGAACTGGAAAAGACTTCGTGAAAAAATACTTGAGGAAGTATATCCTGAAAGTAAAGAACTTGAAGAAGCAGAAGAACTGTACCAGAATATTTCCAATTTTATTCTAGAGGAATTCGGTTTGGAGACTCATTTTGCTGGCTCTTCTGGTCGAGGTACCTGTATGACTGGCGACAAGGATATCGATGTGTTCGTTCTCTTCCCAAAAAATACTGATAGGCGGGAGTTAGAAGAGAAAGGCTTGACAGTAGGTAAGAAAGTTTTCAAGGAATTTAATGGAGAATTCGAAGTTGACTACGCCGAGCATCCATACACAAAAGGTGAGATTAACGAGCATGAAGTCGAGATTGTTCCCTGTTTCGATGTTGAACCAGAGAATATCCGTTCTGCAGTAGATAGAAGCCCCCATCATTCCAGATGGGTCAGGGAAAATATTGACGACGAACTGAGGAAGGATGCTGTAATCCTGAAGAAGTTTCTGAAATCTAACGGATTATATGGATCTTCTCTGAAAGTTGAGGGCTTCTCCGGTTATCTATGTGAAAACTTGATAATTGAATACGGCGGTTTTCGGGAGGTAGTTGAGTCAGCTCAGAACTGGGAGCGAGAAAAGATGTTCGATCCTGAGGGACATCATGAAGAGTTACCTGAGGAGTTGGAAAACAAGTTCTCTGAGGACTCTCTGATTTTGATTGATCCTGTGGATCCAGAGAGGAATGTTGCCTCGGTTCTCAGTGAGGAGAACTATGCCCGGTTTGTACATCTCTGCTGGGAGTTCAGTGAGGATCCTGGTCTAGATTTCTTTGAAGAAGATGAGTACGAGTATACAGAGTTCGAACTGAAGAAGGAGGTTGAGGGTCGTGGCGACTTTATCGTTGTAGATTTTGAACGCCCTAAAGAAGTTGACGACCTTGTCTACCCACAGATGAGAAAATTGATGAGTCTGCTGACCCAGAAACTGGAGAAAAACGACTTCAGAATCTATGAACAAGGGTTTCATTCATGGAACGGAAAACTAAGACTCTTCTTTGAGCTAGATGAAGAACTACCTAAAGTTGAGGAGTTGAAAGGCCCTCAGGTTTTCCACAATGCTAAGCATCTACGGCAGTTCACTCAGAAGTACGATAATACTTTTGTTCAGGATGATCGTTTGGTTGCGAAGACTGAGCGCGAGTATACTAGTGCTCGAGAGTTTTTGAAGGATTTCTTCAATCAGGACTCCCAGGAGTTGAAGGAGTCCGGTGTCCCGGATCATTTGGCTGATTGTATGGATGAGTTGAGTTTTGTGGATCCTCTTTCCGGAGAGGAGGAATGGTTAAATTACTTGGCTGAGAAGTTGCGTGTATGA
- a CDS encoding adenylate kinase — protein MSEYSVNIVVGLSGVGKGTVLEEAMMLADEDYKVVNYGDRMFETAKEQGLADHRDEMKNIDTDTYKEIQADAAESIAEDAEDQNIIVETHAAIKSPYGYIPGLPKWVAEGLDPSKIIMLDASSEAIYQRSQEADRDRDTEKAGIEGITEYRETAKQMASAVSILTGAYFQIIENKDGQAEKAAEELVETLQG, from the coding sequence ATGAGCGAATACAGTGTTAACATTGTTGTAGGTCTTTCAGGCGTAGGAAAAGGAACAGTACTAGAAGAAGCAATGATGCTCGCAGATGAAGACTACAAAGTCGTAAACTATGGAGACAGAATGTTTGAAACCGCCAAAGAGCAAGGACTTGCAGATCACAGAGACGAAATGAAGAACATCGATACTGATACTTACAAAGAGATTCAAGCTGATGCTGCTGAATCAATTGCAGAGGACGCAGAAGACCAGAATATTATTGTAGAGACACATGCAGCGATCAAATCACCTTATGGTTACATCCCCGGACTACCGAAGTGGGTTGCTGAAGGACTGGATCCTTCCAAGATCATAATGCTGGACGCAAGTTCTGAAGCAATTTACCAGAGAAGCCAGGAAGCAGACAGAGACAGAGACACGGAAAAAGCCGGTATCGAAGGCATCACAGAGTATAGAGAAACAGCAAAACAGATGGCATCAGCAGTATCAATCCTGACAGGCGCCTACTTCCAGATAATCGAGAACAAAGACGGTCAAGCAGAGAAAGCTGCAGAAGAGCTTGTTGAGACCCTTCAAGGCTGA
- a CDS encoding DUF6884 domain-containing protein, whose translation MRLHITYCSKDKKTGKGEIPAIERYDSSRIREVKELADRKEKDFAILSGKYGLIPSEKPIPEYDKLLRKEDIERLLPEVKKFLKMKKPEKVIYHTKKVEGKRKPYFELIKESCKVEETDFEKRIISQDT comes from the coding sequence ATGAGACTGCATATTACCTACTGCTCTAAAGACAAGAAAACAGGGAAAGGAGAAATACCTGCAATAGAAAGATACGACTCCAGCAGGATAAGAGAAGTAAAGGAACTCGCAGATAGAAAAGAGAAAGACTTCGCAATCCTATCTGGCAAATATGGTCTCATACCATCTGAAAAACCTATACCAGAGTACGACAAGCTTCTTAGGAAAGAAGATATTGAAAGACTGCTGCCAGAAGTCAAAAAATTCCTGAAAATGAAGAAACCGGAAAAAGTAATCTACCACACTAAGAAAGTTGAAGGAAAGAGAAAACCCTACTTCGAATTAATCAAAGAATCCTGTAAAGTCGAGGAAACAGATTTTGAAAAGAGAATAATCAGTCAAGATACTTGA
- a CDS encoding tRNA uridine(34) 5-carboxymethylaminomethyl modification radical SAM/GNAT enzyme Elp3 yields the protein MSDLKTLSRKVIEKIEEENIEDKQEVEKLKKNFCSELGFNGMPKNSDILKFAEEDEKQAKKTLKTKPMRTISGIANIAIMARPAPCGGGCIYCPKGKDAPQSYTGKEPATRRAIRNEYDPYDQVHDRLGQYEKNGHSIDKSKLIIMGGTFPFQDPEYQKEFLKEAFNGFNTYRENNEKVDTLDEAKKINETAEIRNVGVTFETRPDICETEHIDRILELGGTRTEMGVQTVFDETHEITNRGHGMDKVIEATKRLKNAGFKVAYHLMLGLPGEGYEEDIEKFRKTFSDSDLQPDEVKIYPCEVIQGTELYRQYEEGDFDPIDDEEAKERLKKAQKDIIPPHVRVKRVMRDIPSTEVDAGPQLTNMRQMALQELHEEGERCSCIRCREVGHVKRTHDLEPHEENIELIERDYEASGGHEYFQSFEDTEADIILGFTRLRAPSESFREEINDDTLIVRQLKVMGSATDIGSEGDVQHKGYGTRLMESAEEKARELGRDKVVVISAVGTREYYRKFGYEKEGPYMVKYLD from the coding sequence ATGTCTGACCTGAAAACCCTGTCCCGAAAAGTCATAGAAAAGATAGAGGAAGAAAACATAGAAGACAAGCAGGAAGTAGAAAAGTTGAAGAAGAACTTCTGTAGCGAACTAGGCTTTAACGGAATGCCAAAAAACAGTGATATACTTAAATTTGCTGAAGAAGACGAAAAACAAGCCAAGAAGACTTTGAAAACCAAACCGATGCGAACAATCTCCGGCATCGCCAACATAGCTATCATGGCAAGACCGGCACCCTGTGGCGGAGGCTGCATTTACTGTCCTAAAGGAAAGGATGCGCCACAGAGCTATACAGGTAAAGAACCAGCGACTAGGAGAGCGATCAGAAACGAGTACGACCCCTACGACCAGGTCCACGACAGGCTTGGACAGTACGAGAAAAATGGTCATAGCATCGACAAATCCAAGCTAATAATCATGGGAGGAACCTTCCCATTCCAGGATCCAGAATACCAGAAAGAGTTTCTGAAGGAAGCATTCAATGGCTTCAATACTTACAGGGAGAATAATGAAAAAGTAGATACTTTAGATGAAGCTAAGAAGATTAATGAAACAGCTGAGATCAGAAATGTCGGCGTAACATTTGAGACTCGTCCGGATATTTGTGAGACAGAGCATATTGACAGGATACTGGAGCTGGGAGGAACCCGGACGGAGATGGGAGTCCAGACAGTCTTCGATGAGACTCATGAAATCACTAACCGTGGACACGGCATGGATAAAGTCATCGAGGCTACAAAGCGCCTGAAAAACGCTGGTTTCAAGGTAGCATACCACTTGATGCTGGGGCTTCCTGGAGAAGGCTATGAGGAAGATATTGAGAAGTTCAGGAAGACTTTCTCTGACTCTGATCTTCAGCCTGACGAAGTGAAAATCTATCCTTGTGAAGTGATTCAGGGAACAGAGCTCTACCGTCAGTATGAGGAAGGAGACTTTGACCCGATAGATGACGAAGAAGCAAAGGAAAGGTTGAAGAAGGCGCAGAAAGATATTATTCCTCCGCATGTACGAGTCAAAAGAGTGATGCGTGATATTCCAAGTACAGAGGTCGATGCTGGTCCACAGTTGACTAATATGCGGCAGATGGCTCTACAGGAACTTCATGAAGAAGGAGAGAGGTGCAGCTGCATTAGATGTAGGGAAGTAGGGCATGTCAAGAGGACTCATGATCTAGAACCGCATGAAGAGAATATTGAATTGATTGAAAGAGACTATGAAGCATCTGGAGGACATGAGTACTTCCAGAGCTTTGAAGATACTGAAGCAGATATTATCCTAGGATTTACTCGTCTCCGAGCACCGTCTGAATCATTCAGGGAAGAAATCAACGATGATACATTAATAGTCAGACAACTAAAGGTAATGGGGTCAGCAACCGATATAGGTTCAGAAGGAGATGTCCAGCACAAAGGCTACGGAACGAGGTTGATGGAAAGTGCAGAAGAGAAAGCCAGAGAACTTGGAAGGGATAAGGTAGTTGTTATCTCAGCCGTAGGAACCAGAGAGTACTACAGGAAGTTTGGTTATGAGAAGGAAGGTCCTTACATGGTCAAGTATCTTGACTGA
- the sppA gene encoding signal peptide peptidase SppA has protein sequence MKKLVLASVLLLLSAGASGFSFGQNSGKAALIDLSGTISSSSGGAFSTSGITPSNVRELNDQAVNQGADAVIYEINSGGGAIVASKEVYRDIEDVEVPTVCRMRDVAASGGYMISLGCDKVVADSASLTGSIGVRSSYLEYSGLLDKLGVEYVNISKGGLKGVASPYKNISDEERRVLQSQVDTLHENFVKQVESERNLSQNSTEEVSTSQPFLGEKAEELELVDELGGRDTAVTAAENLTGKNMTTFEVKSETSFSLLSLFSSELSLGDLFKSSSPLKASIF, from the coding sequence ATGAAGAAACTAGTTTTAGCATCGGTATTGCTGCTTTTATCAGCGGGAGCCTCAGGATTTAGCTTTGGACAAAACAGTGGAAAAGCTGCTTTGATAGATCTTTCAGGTACGATATCTTCTTCTAGCGGCGGAGCATTCTCTACCTCAGGGATAACACCAAGTAATGTCAGAGAATTAAATGATCAAGCGGTTAATCAAGGTGCTGACGCAGTAATCTACGAGATCAACTCTGGAGGCGGTGCAATAGTTGCCTCAAAAGAAGTTTACCGTGATATTGAGGATGTGGAAGTTCCAACAGTTTGTCGGATGAGGGATGTCGCAGCTTCAGGAGGATACATGATCAGCCTAGGCTGCGATAAAGTTGTCGCGGACTCTGCGTCACTTACCGGGAGCATCGGAGTCAGGAGCTCTTACCTAGAATACTCAGGGCTTCTGGACAAACTAGGAGTCGAGTATGTGAACATTTCTAAAGGAGGTCTAAAAGGAGTAGCCAGCCCGTACAAAAATATTTCCGACGAAGAACGGAGGGTCTTGCAGAGCCAGGTTGACACATTGCACGAGAACTTCGTTAAACAGGTAGAATCTGAGAGAAACCTGTCACAAAACTCAACTGAAGAAGTTTCAACCTCACAGCCATTCCTAGGTGAGAAAGCAGAGGAACTGGAACTTGTCGATGAGTTAGGAGGTCGTGATACAGCAGTAACCGCTGCTGAAAACCTTACAGGAAAAAACATGACCACTTTTGAAGTTAAGAGTGAAACGAGCTTCTCCCTACTATCATTGTTCAGTTCGGAGCTGAGTCTTGGAGACCTGTTTAAAAGCAGTTCTCCATTGAAAGCTTCAATATTTTAG
- a CDS encoding TrmB family transcriptional regulator — translation MVASKETLDKLEDIGLNMYERKIYSALLGRSVSTAGELSEMTNVPRSRAYDVLESLAEKGLVVIKSSSPMEYVSIPPEQAIENIKQQHKQELEDKLDDLENFKDSEAVDELESLYDQGVELVDPAEMSGSLKGEHQINQHMGTMMKDAEESIKVMTSEKGLNDLMENHSDLLQEAKDQGINVQVLAPVTDQNQSSYEKMKDFAEVRHLGGMEEKLEGLDAPEGEFTIIDNDALTMSMTHDDVHSTQDTAFWSQSDHMAESVLDPMFNVLWHHSSNPEEGPEKPGKTPGDSPAE, via the coding sequence ATGGTAGCAAGCAAAGAGACTTTAGACAAGCTCGAGGACATCGGACTGAACATGTACGAGAGGAAGATTTATTCTGCACTTTTAGGCAGAAGTGTCTCCACAGCTGGAGAACTCTCCGAGATGACCAATGTCCCGCGTTCACGAGCATACGATGTACTAGAATCCCTGGCCGAAAAAGGCCTGGTTGTCATAAAATCCTCAAGCCCTATGGAATATGTCTCAATCCCGCCAGAACAGGCAATTGAGAACATCAAACAACAACATAAACAAGAGCTTGAAGACAAACTTGACGATCTTGAAAACTTCAAAGATTCTGAAGCAGTAGACGAACTAGAAAGTCTCTACGACCAAGGAGTAGAGCTTGTTGACCCTGCAGAAATGAGTGGGTCGCTGAAAGGGGAACACCAGATCAATCAGCACATGGGAACCATGATGAAGGATGCTGAGGAAAGTATCAAAGTCATGACTTCGGAAAAAGGATTGAACGACTTGATGGAGAATCATTCCGATCTTCTACAGGAAGCTAAAGACCAAGGAATTAATGTACAGGTACTGGCTCCAGTCACGGACCAGAACCAGTCTTCCTACGAAAAGATGAAAGACTTCGCTGAGGTAAGACACCTTGGCGGTATGGAGGAAAAACTTGAAGGACTTGACGCTCCGGAAGGAGAGTTTACGATCATCGACAACGACGCACTCACAATGTCAATGACTCATGATGATGTTCACTCTACACAGGATACAGCATTCTGGAGTCAAAGCGATCACATGGCAGAATCAGTACTTGATCCAATGTTCAATGTACTCTGGCATCACAGCTCAAATCCGGAAGAAGGTCCGGAGAAACCAGGAAAAACTCCTGGAGACAGTCCAGCAGAATAA
- a CDS encoding nitroreductase family protein, whose protein sequence is MSSFENIRSLSSFRHPRDEVIPRDVVGKILEAGRNTPSPGNVQSLEFIAVEDDHSLENLGQMLGDHRVAEAPISVIVLADEERMNRKLGSNVREFCFSEGATAVQNMRLVAEEEGLSSIWKSGFDEHSVAQNFKVPDGKIPVSVVSFAFTDNPVENEPPFGMNEVVYYDEYGHQIGSFFDGMEWRGLDEETRIFQKRAEGFFTRLKRRVDKVL, encoded by the coding sequence ATGTCAAGTTTCGAAAATATCAGATCGCTTTCCTCTTTCCGGCATCCAAGAGATGAGGTGATTCCTCGGGACGTGGTTGGAAAGATTTTGGAGGCTGGACGGAATACTCCTTCTCCGGGGAATGTGCAGTCTTTGGAGTTTATTGCTGTTGAGGATGACCATAGTTTGGAGAATCTGGGGCAGATGCTTGGTGATCACAGGGTTGCGGAGGCCCCTATCAGTGTCATTGTTCTGGCTGATGAGGAGAGGATGAATCGGAAGTTGGGCAGTAATGTCCGTGAATTCTGCTTCTCTGAAGGTGCGACGGCAGTCCAAAATATGCGGTTAGTGGCCGAGGAAGAGGGATTGAGTTCGATCTGGAAGAGCGGTTTCGATGAGCACAGTGTCGCTCAGAACTTCAAGGTGCCGGATGGGAAAATCCCTGTTTCGGTCGTCAGCTTTGCCTTTACGGATAATCCTGTTGAGAATGAGCCTCCGTTCGGCATGAATGAGGTTGTCTATTATGATGAATATGGTCATCAGATCGGCAGTTTCTTTGATGGCATGGAGTGGAGGGGATTAGATGAGGAAACGCGGATTTTCCAGAAAAGGGCTGAAGGGTTTTTTACCCGGTTGAAACGCCGGGTTGACAAGGTTTTATAA